From the Euphorbia lathyris chromosome 6, ddEupLath1.1, whole genome shotgun sequence genome, one window contains:
- the LOC136232452 gene encoding G-type lectin S-receptor-like serine/threonine-protein kinase RKS1 isoform X1, which produces MHFIWESTKAFYGDSKVFISSRQRPVISMDGYGMLLNFLVLVILFPYCHPIDDITTDRSLTDGNTLVSRNGTFALGFFSPGNSIYKYLGIWYHKLPEQTVVWVANRNSPVNDSSGILSISRDGNLVLYDHHDRNLSLWSANVSTGRTDGYVAQLLDSGNLVVVHNESNQIVWQSFDHPTDTMLPGLKIGLDRKLGLYKSLTSWRSANDPGTGDMSYKLNPNGCPQFFLRKGLTRIWRSSPWPWDPAPMPGYLPTSANNEDEIFYTFQVEDEFLSRIVVKSNGMIQRLTWDNSSFQWRVSRSEPKYIYGHCGVYSILNSNNLDSLECMCLPGYEPKSLKNWYLRDGSAGCVRKRQKTTSVCGNGEGFIKVERVKIPDTSIATLLNKSLSSIECQQMCFRNCSCKAFTSLDIERKGYGCLMWYGELMDTVEYTEGRDMFVRVDAIELAEEARKRGGFLKRNGMLVIPVSSAFLNILLIVIFVNWWLKKKRKRKVKKKLTEGLLSTSVSSKLDESCQTSDVPFFDLFIVYTATNNLSPANKLGQGGFGPVYKGQLKDGRYIAVKRLSQSSGQGIEEFKNEVLLLARLQHRNLVKLLGCCIEGDERMLIYEYLPNKSLDYFIFDQKASVLNWRKRLDIIVGIARGVLYLHHDSRLRIIHRDLKSSNVLLDAEMNPKISDFGIARICDGDEIQVKTKRVIGTHGYMAPEYALFGKFSTKSDVFSFGVIVLETISGKKCNNFFPEDPSLHLIGHVWDLWRQDKVLDIIDSSLMESLESDVLPQIFRYIQIGLLCVQNNEMDRPSMSTVLLMLNSETTLPYPQEPAFILGSNYKGFIPSNTAQNYSLNQVTITQFEAR; this is translated from the exons ATGCATTTCATCTGG GAGTCAACAAAAGCATTCTATGGAGATTCAAAAGTGTTCATTAGTTCCAGGCAAAGACCTGTAATCAGCATGGATGGATATGGAATGCTTCTCAACTTCTtagttcttgtcattctttttcCATATTGTCATCCCATTGATGACATCACCACTGATCGGTCTCTCACAGACGGGAATACTTTAGTTTCACGGAACGGAACTTTTGCATTAGGATTTTTCAGCCCGGGAAACTCAATTTATAAGTATCTTGGCATTTGGTATCATAAGTTGCCTGAACAAACTGTGGTGTGGGTTGCAAACAGGAACAGTCCTGTTAATGATTCTTCGGGAATCCTTTCTATAAGCCGGGATGGGAATCTTGTGCTATATGATCACCATGACCGGAATTTAAGTCTGTGGTCTGCTAACGTTTCAACGGGAAGAACAGATGGTTATGTAGCTCAGCTATTAGATTCTGGAAACTTGGTTGTGGTCCATAACGAAAGCAATCAAATTGTTTGGCAAAGCTTTGATCATCCAACGGATACTATGCTTCCAGGTCTTAAAATTGGATTGGATCGGAAACTCGGTTTATACAAGTCCTTAACATCATGGAGGTCAGCAAATGACCCAGGAACAGGTGATATGTCCTACAAGCTTAATCCTAATGGTTGTCCACAATTCTTTTTGCGGAAGGGTTTAACTCGAATTTGGAGAAGCAGTCCGTGGCCTTGGGATCCTGCACCAATGCCCGGTTATTTGCCTACTTCTGCTAACAATGAAGATGAAATATTTTACACTTTTCAAGTGGAAGATGAATTCCTCTCAAGGATTGTGGTAAAAAGCAACGGGATGATCCAACGGCTTACTTGGGATAATAGTTCCTTTCAATGGAGAGTCTCGCGTTCAGAACCTAAGTACATCTACGGGCATTGTGGTGTGTATAGTATATTGAACTCTAACAATCTTGATAGTCTTGAGTGCATGTGTCTGCCAGGATACGAGCCGAAGTCCTTAAAGAATTGGTATCTAAGAGATGGTTCTGCTGGATGTGTGAGGAAGAGACAGAAAACAACTTCAGTCTGCGGAAATGGAGAAGGGTTTATTAAGGTAGAGCGTGTAAAGATTCCCGATACTTCTATAGCAACGCTTTTGAACAAAAGTTTGAGTAGCATAGAGTGTCAACAAATGTGCTTCAGGAACTGTTCCTGCAAAGCATTTACAAGTTTGGACATTGAGAGGAAAGGTTATGGCTGCTTGATGTGGTACGGAGAGTTAATGGACACGGTGGAGTATACAGAGGGACGAGATATGTTTGTCCGTGTTGATGCAATAGAGTTAG CTGAGGAAGCCAGGAAAAGAGGAGGTTTTCTGAAAAGGAATGGGATGCTGGTCATTCCAGTATCATCTGCTTTTCTCAATATACTTCTCATTGTGATATTCGTCAATTGGTGGCTGAAGAAGAAGCGGAAAagaaaag TGAAGAAAAAATTGACTGAAGGACTATTGTCTACATCAGTGTCAAGCAAACTTGACGAATCGTGCCAAACGTCAGATGTGCCATTTTTTGATCTGTTTATAGTATATACAGCTACTAATAATCTCAGTCCAGCAAACAAACTCGGACAAGGTGGTTTTGGCCCAGTGTACAAG GGTCAGCTAAAGGACGGGCGAtatatagctgtgaaaagattATCTCAGAGTTCAGGGCAAGGGATAGAAGAATTCAAGAATGAAGTCTTGCTGCTTGCGAGGCTTCAGCACAGGAATCTTGTGAAACTTCTCGGTTGCTGCATCGAAGGAGATGAACGCATGTTAATATACGAGTACTTGCCAAACAAAAGCTTGGACTATTTTATCTTCG ATCAGAAAGCATCAGTTTTGAATTGGAGAAAACGCTTGGATATAATAGTAGGCATTGCTCGCGGTGTCCTTTATCTTCATCATGACTCGAGATTGAGAATCATCCATAGGGATTTGAAGTCGAGCAATGTATTACTAGATGCTGAAATGAACCCGAAAATTTCAGATTTCGGCATAGCTAGAATATGTGACGGGGATGAGATTCAAGTTAAGACTAAACGAGTTATAGGAACACA TGGTTACATGGCACCGGAATATGCATTGTTCGGAAAATTTTCGACGAAATCTGATGTCTTCAGCTTTGGGGTTATAGTGCTGGAGACTATAAGTGGCAAGAAATGCAACAACTTTTTTCCAGAGGATCCTTCATTGCATTTAATTGGGCAT GTGTGGGATTTATGGAGACAGGACAAAGTTTTGGACATAATTGATTCATCATTGATGGAGTCTTTGGAATCGGATGTTCTTCCACAGATATTCAGATACATTCAGATTGGGCTATTGTGTgtgcaaaataatgaaatgGATCGACCCTCCATGTCAACTGTTCTTCTCATGCTAAACAGCGAAACAACCCTTCCTTATCCTCAAGAACCTGCATTCATTTTGGGAAGTAACTACAAAGGTTTTATTCCATCAAATACAGCTCAGAATTATTCATTAAATCAGGTAACAATCACACAGTTTGAAGCCAGATAG
- the LOC136232452 gene encoding G-type lectin S-receptor-like serine/threonine-protein kinase RKS1 isoform X2, whose product MDGYGMLLNFLVLVILFPYCHPIDDITTDRSLTDGNTLVSRNGTFALGFFSPGNSIYKYLGIWYHKLPEQTVVWVANRNSPVNDSSGILSISRDGNLVLYDHHDRNLSLWSANVSTGRTDGYVAQLLDSGNLVVVHNESNQIVWQSFDHPTDTMLPGLKIGLDRKLGLYKSLTSWRSANDPGTGDMSYKLNPNGCPQFFLRKGLTRIWRSSPWPWDPAPMPGYLPTSANNEDEIFYTFQVEDEFLSRIVVKSNGMIQRLTWDNSSFQWRVSRSEPKYIYGHCGVYSILNSNNLDSLECMCLPGYEPKSLKNWYLRDGSAGCVRKRQKTTSVCGNGEGFIKVERVKIPDTSIATLLNKSLSSIECQQMCFRNCSCKAFTSLDIERKGYGCLMWYGELMDTVEYTEGRDMFVRVDAIELAEEARKRGGFLKRNGMLVIPVSSAFLNILLIVIFVNWWLKKKRKRKVKKKLTEGLLSTSVSSKLDESCQTSDVPFFDLFIVYTATNNLSPANKLGQGGFGPVYKGQLKDGRYIAVKRLSQSSGQGIEEFKNEVLLLARLQHRNLVKLLGCCIEGDERMLIYEYLPNKSLDYFIFDQKASVLNWRKRLDIIVGIARGVLYLHHDSRLRIIHRDLKSSNVLLDAEMNPKISDFGIARICDGDEIQVKTKRVIGTHGYMAPEYALFGKFSTKSDVFSFGVIVLETISGKKCNNFFPEDPSLHLIGHVWDLWRQDKVLDIIDSSLMESLESDVLPQIFRYIQIGLLCVQNNEMDRPSMSTVLLMLNSETTLPYPQEPAFILGSNYKGFIPSNTAQNYSLNQVTITQFEAR is encoded by the exons ATGGATGGATATGGAATGCTTCTCAACTTCTtagttcttgtcattctttttcCATATTGTCATCCCATTGATGACATCACCACTGATCGGTCTCTCACAGACGGGAATACTTTAGTTTCACGGAACGGAACTTTTGCATTAGGATTTTTCAGCCCGGGAAACTCAATTTATAAGTATCTTGGCATTTGGTATCATAAGTTGCCTGAACAAACTGTGGTGTGGGTTGCAAACAGGAACAGTCCTGTTAATGATTCTTCGGGAATCCTTTCTATAAGCCGGGATGGGAATCTTGTGCTATATGATCACCATGACCGGAATTTAAGTCTGTGGTCTGCTAACGTTTCAACGGGAAGAACAGATGGTTATGTAGCTCAGCTATTAGATTCTGGAAACTTGGTTGTGGTCCATAACGAAAGCAATCAAATTGTTTGGCAAAGCTTTGATCATCCAACGGATACTATGCTTCCAGGTCTTAAAATTGGATTGGATCGGAAACTCGGTTTATACAAGTCCTTAACATCATGGAGGTCAGCAAATGACCCAGGAACAGGTGATATGTCCTACAAGCTTAATCCTAATGGTTGTCCACAATTCTTTTTGCGGAAGGGTTTAACTCGAATTTGGAGAAGCAGTCCGTGGCCTTGGGATCCTGCACCAATGCCCGGTTATTTGCCTACTTCTGCTAACAATGAAGATGAAATATTTTACACTTTTCAAGTGGAAGATGAATTCCTCTCAAGGATTGTGGTAAAAAGCAACGGGATGATCCAACGGCTTACTTGGGATAATAGTTCCTTTCAATGGAGAGTCTCGCGTTCAGAACCTAAGTACATCTACGGGCATTGTGGTGTGTATAGTATATTGAACTCTAACAATCTTGATAGTCTTGAGTGCATGTGTCTGCCAGGATACGAGCCGAAGTCCTTAAAGAATTGGTATCTAAGAGATGGTTCTGCTGGATGTGTGAGGAAGAGACAGAAAACAACTTCAGTCTGCGGAAATGGAGAAGGGTTTATTAAGGTAGAGCGTGTAAAGATTCCCGATACTTCTATAGCAACGCTTTTGAACAAAAGTTTGAGTAGCATAGAGTGTCAACAAATGTGCTTCAGGAACTGTTCCTGCAAAGCATTTACAAGTTTGGACATTGAGAGGAAAGGTTATGGCTGCTTGATGTGGTACGGAGAGTTAATGGACACGGTGGAGTATACAGAGGGACGAGATATGTTTGTCCGTGTTGATGCAATAGAGTTAG CTGAGGAAGCCAGGAAAAGAGGAGGTTTTCTGAAAAGGAATGGGATGCTGGTCATTCCAGTATCATCTGCTTTTCTCAATATACTTCTCATTGTGATATTCGTCAATTGGTGGCTGAAGAAGAAGCGGAAAagaaaag TGAAGAAAAAATTGACTGAAGGACTATTGTCTACATCAGTGTCAAGCAAACTTGACGAATCGTGCCAAACGTCAGATGTGCCATTTTTTGATCTGTTTATAGTATATACAGCTACTAATAATCTCAGTCCAGCAAACAAACTCGGACAAGGTGGTTTTGGCCCAGTGTACAAG GGTCAGCTAAAGGACGGGCGAtatatagctgtgaaaagattATCTCAGAGTTCAGGGCAAGGGATAGAAGAATTCAAGAATGAAGTCTTGCTGCTTGCGAGGCTTCAGCACAGGAATCTTGTGAAACTTCTCGGTTGCTGCATCGAAGGAGATGAACGCATGTTAATATACGAGTACTTGCCAAACAAAAGCTTGGACTATTTTATCTTCG ATCAGAAAGCATCAGTTTTGAATTGGAGAAAACGCTTGGATATAATAGTAGGCATTGCTCGCGGTGTCCTTTATCTTCATCATGACTCGAGATTGAGAATCATCCATAGGGATTTGAAGTCGAGCAATGTATTACTAGATGCTGAAATGAACCCGAAAATTTCAGATTTCGGCATAGCTAGAATATGTGACGGGGATGAGATTCAAGTTAAGACTAAACGAGTTATAGGAACACA TGGTTACATGGCACCGGAATATGCATTGTTCGGAAAATTTTCGACGAAATCTGATGTCTTCAGCTTTGGGGTTATAGTGCTGGAGACTATAAGTGGCAAGAAATGCAACAACTTTTTTCCAGAGGATCCTTCATTGCATTTAATTGGGCAT GTGTGGGATTTATGGAGACAGGACAAAGTTTTGGACATAATTGATTCATCATTGATGGAGTCTTTGGAATCGGATGTTCTTCCACAGATATTCAGATACATTCAGATTGGGCTATTGTGTgtgcaaaataatgaaatgGATCGACCCTCCATGTCAACTGTTCTTCTCATGCTAAACAGCGAAACAACCCTTCCTTATCCTCAAGAACCTGCATTCATTTTGGGAAGTAACTACAAAGGTTTTATTCCATCAAATACAGCTCAGAATTATTCATTAAATCAGGTAACAATCACACAGTTTGAAGCCAGATAG